In the genome of Triticum urartu cultivar G1812 chromosome 5, Tu2.1, whole genome shotgun sequence, one region contains:
- the LOC125507217 gene encoding threonine dehydratase 1 biosynthetic, chloroplastic-like has protein sequence MMSKLSQEQLNNGVICSSAGNHAQGVALSARKLGCDAIIVMPVTTPEIKWRSVERLGATVILKGDSYDEAQSYAKLRCQEEGRTFIPPFDHPDIIAGQGTVGMEIVHQLQGPLHAIFVPVGGGGLIAGIAAYVKRVLPEVKIIGVEPSDANAMALSLCHGQRVMLKHAGGFANGAAVKVVGKETFRLCQNFVDGIVLVSQDAICASIKDMFEENRNIPEPSGALALAGAEAYCKYYGLKGETVVAISSGANMNFDTLRLVAELPDVGRKPEAVLATFLPEEQGSFKKFAELFGRMNITGFKHICDSHGKEALVLHSGSDNVGDERAKAKLVAVGADGLECEDSYRPYREGGKLLAWLGICMGTTTGIFNLMTAGLGLYVKAQHPSAHPLVVTCWEALPLTMVRVVLVSSLGATLALVILLMYASMKMTLQGGSPSGSA, from the exons ATGATGTCAAAGCTCTCCCAAGAGCAGTTAAACAATGGCGTTATCTGCTCCTCTGCTGGAAACCATGCTCAAGGAGTTGCTCTTTCTGCTCGAAAACTGGGCTGTGATGCCATTATTGTCATGCCTGTGACAACACCAGAAATCAAG TGGCGATCAGTGGAGAGATTGGGTGCGACAGTCATTCTCAAAGGAGACTCGTACGATGAAGCTCAATCATATGCAAAACTACGCTGTCAAGAGGAAGGCCGCACATTCATACCTCCTTTTGACCATCCCGATATTATTGCTGGACAAGGAACTGTTGGCATGGAAATTGTTCACCAATTGCAAGGTCCATTACATGCAATATTTGTACCTGTGGGAGGTGGTGGGTTAATTGCTGGAATTGCTGCCTATGTAAAACGGGTCCTCCCTGAG GTCAAAATAATTGGAGTGGAGCCCTCAGATGCAAATGCCATGGCATTGTCCTTGTGTCATGGCCAGAGGGTCATGTTAAAACATGCTGGAGGGTTTGCTAATGGTGCAGCTGTCAAAGTTGTAGGCAAGGAGACATTTCGCCTGTGTCAAAATTTCGTAGATGGCATTGTCCTGGTCAGCCAAGATGCTATTTGTGCTTCAATAAAG GATATGTTTGAGGAGAACAGGAATATCCCTGAACCTTCTGGGGCCCTTGCCTTGGCTGGGGCTGAAGCTTACTGCAAATACTATGGTTTGAAAGGGGAAACTGTGGTTGCAATAAGTAGCGGTGCAAATATGAACTTTGATACACTTAGATTAGTAGCTGAGCTTCCTGATGTTGGTCGAAAACCAGAAGCGGTATTAGCTACATTTTTGCCGGAGGAGCAGGGAAGCTTCAAAAAGTTTGCAGAACTG TTTGGCCGGATGAATATTACCGGATTCAAACACATATGTGATTCTCATGGAAAAGAAGCCCTTGTTCTACACAG CGGaagtgataacgtcggagatgaACGGGCAAAG GCTAAACTTGTAGCAGTTGGAGCCGATGGCCTGGAATGTGAGGATAGCTATAGACCCTACAGAGAGGGGGGAAAG CTGCTGGCGTGGCTGGGCATCTGCATGGGCACCACCACCGGGATCTTCAACCTCATGACGGCGGGGCTCGGCCTGTACGTGAAAGCGCAGCACCCAAGTGCGCACCCGCTGGTGGTCACATGCTGGGAGGCCTTGCCGCTCACCATGGTTCGTGTCGTCCTCGTGTCCAGCCTCGGCGCCACGCTCGCTCTCGTCATCCTGCTCATGTATGCAAGCATGAAGATGACCTTGCAGGGGGGTTCCCCGTCTGGCTCGGCCTAG
- the LOC125506656 gene encoding threonine dehydratase 1 biosynthetic, chloroplastic-like, producing the protein MAAAAAATFSPSTPAFLSAPRSGRHGARRVAVACSVPLKRVAPESLQAASGSLVGVPSRGTGDLGGPGAMEYLTAVLASKVYDVAVETPLERAGKLSERLGVDLRIKREDLQPVLIYTPSVPNR; encoded by the coding sequence atggccgccgccgccgccgccaccttctCCCCATCCacgcccgccttcctctccgcGCCTCGCAGCGGCCGCCATGGCGCGCGGCGCGTCGCCGTCGCCTGCTCGGTGCCGCTGAAGCGGGTGGcgcccgagtcgctgcaggccgCAAGCGGGTCCCTCGTGGGCGTGCCGAGCCGCGGGACTGGGGACCTGGGCGGGCCCGGCGCCATGGAGTACCTGACGGCCGTGCTGGCCTCCAAGGTGTACGACGTGGCCGTCGAGACGCCGCTGGAGCGCGCCGGCAAGCTCTCGGAGCGCCTCGGGGTCGACCTCCGCATCAAGCGCGAGGACCTGCAGCCGGTACtaatatatactccctccgttccaaatagATGA